GTCCTCTACCTGCCGCGTGGCTGGTTGCACGCCGCCCAGGCGCAGGGCGAGGTCTCCATCCACCTCACGCTCGGAATCCACAGTTGGACCCGCTACGCGTTGGCCGAACAGCTCGCGCAGGCCGCGCTTGCAGCGCTGTGCGATGATCCCGAGATGCGCCGTACGTTGCCGTTGGGTGTCGACGGGCCGGGTGCGGAGCTCGACGTCGTCCGTGAGCGCCTCGCCGCTGCTGTCGGTGAGGCTGAAACCAGTTCTTTGTTCCACTGCATCCGGCGAGGTCAGGGCCGGCCGGCACCGCTGGGACCGTTGGCCCAGCTCGCGGCTGTCGACGGCCTGGGCCCCGAGTCCGTGGTCCGGCTTCGCGATGCACTGGAAGCACGGCTGGAGGGATTGCGCCTGACCACGCGCGTGGGTTGGCACGACTTCCCAGCGACCGATCTGCCGTCTGTAACGCGCCTGCTCGACGGGGAGCTTCACATCGCGGGTGATCTCGGCGTCGAACTCGTTGAAAGACTGCTGCGCGCGGGGGTCCTCGTTCCCGTTGAACAGTAATCTAGACAGTGACGCCACAGTGGCGGCCACGGAGCGCTTCTTCTGCTCTGAAGGCGCCCGGTTGCGCGGAGACCCGATTGCAGGCACAGCGTCGCACGGCGTCGTCTGGGTCCTCATCGAGTACCGGGGCGGCTGGCCTCTAAATGGCTTCGAAGGGCTTGATCTCGAGCCTGAGACCAAAGCACTCGTGCTCTCCGCCGCGAAGGCGGCGCGGGCGCGGGTGCTGCTGGTGAGACGGCCCGGCCCCCGCCGCCGTGAGGGTCAGAGCCATTGGGCAGTACTGCACCATGAGGATTCGGGCGAATATCGTCAACAATGGGGAACGTGGGGCAAGGATGAGGATCTGGCGGAGATTGCCAGAGCCCTCAGCCTCCCCGGAACGCCCGGCTATCCGCCCGTCATCCTGGTCTGCACTCACAGTCAACATGACCAATGCTGTGCAGTGTGGGGACGGCCGGTGGGACGTGCGCTGAGTGAGCGGTGGCCGGAGCTTGTGTGGGAATGTTCGCATGTAGGAGGTGACAGGTTCGCAGCCAACGTCGTGGTTGCACCCGACGGTGTCTACTACGGAAATCTGGACGTGGAGTCGTCCGTAGCCACGATCGAAGAACACCTCGCGGGCCGTATCCACGCAAAGCATTTGCGCGGATACACGGATCTCTTCCCAGCACAGCAGACCGCTATCGGGGCCACGATCAGGCGTTTCGGCCCGGCCGGCCGGAATGACTACAGGGTTGTCGAGACCTCCCGCGACGGTGATCATTGGCGGATCCACATCACCGGCTGCCCGCCTCACCCGGCGCGTATCGACGTCGAACTGCATGCTCACCGCGGCCCGCCGTGCCGGTTGACCTGCCGCGGACCGGCAATGAGTTCGGCCATGGTCTACGAGCTCATTTCGATCCGCGCAGTCTAAAGGACGGGTTTACCGAAGGCAGTTCGTTTGTCGGTGAGTCGACGAAGGTTCCAATCGACCCGGCGACCCAGGCCTCGAGCACCGCAGCGGCTGGCAGCGCTGACCGAAAAGCGCGTTCGGCACAACTGAGAACTGCCGCGCCCCCTGAAGTGAGGGCACGGCAGTCGCTTGGAGTCGCTTAGAATCTGCAAAAAGGCGGCGTGTGCAATGCGCACACGTTGGTCGTTGAACTCGGTCGTACATTGGCCGAACGGGCTCGGATTCCGCGTGTTTCCACGGGTGCCCGGTGTTAGCCAGGGCTGGAATGCAGTTCGAGTCCCACCTCGAACACGGATGCCTGTTGGGGACCCCCTCCTTTACCTCGGACTAGTTGCTGAGGTAGCCGTTCGGGTCCAGGACATACTTCGTGGCGGCTCCGGCATCGAATTCCGCGTAGCCCCGCGGGGCATCCTGGAGCGAAATGGCCGTGGCGTTGACCGCCTTGGCGATCTGGATCCTGTCATGCAGGATCGCCATCATCAGCTGCCGGTTGTACTTCATCACCGGGCACTGGCCGGTCGCGAAGGAGAGGGACTTCGCCCAGCCCGTGCCCAGGGACAGGGACAGGCTGCCCTTCTGGGCCGCCTCGTCCGCGGCACCCGGATCCCCGGTGACATAAAGGCCAGGAATGCCCAGGGACCCGCCGGCGGCGGTGAGGTCCATCAGCGAGTTGAGTACGGTGGCCGGTGCCTCCTGGGCCCCGGCGCCGTGTCCGCGTGCCTCGAAACCTACCGCGTCGATACCGGCATCGACCTCCCGGACGCCGAGAAGCTGCTCGATCTGGTCAGCAGGGTCGCCGTTAGCGACATTGACGGTTCCGCAGCCAAAGGACCGGGCCTGGGCCAAGCGATCCTCATTGAGATCCCCAACGATGACGACCGCGGCCCCGAGCAGTTGGGCGCTGGCCGCTGCGGCAAGCCCCACCGGACCGGCCCCTGCGACATAGACGGTGGACCCAACACCGACGCCTGCCGTGACAGCCCCGTGGAAACCGGTCGGGAGGATGTCCGAGAGCATGGTCAGGTCCATGATCTTCTCCAGAGCCTGGTCCCGATCGGGGAAGCGCAACAGGTTCCAGTCCGCGTAGGGGACCAGGACGAACTCCGCCTGCCCGCCGACCCATCCGCCCATGTCGACATAGCCGTAGGCGGACCCGGGACGGTCCGGGTTCACGTTCAGGCAGATCCCGGTCTTGCGCTCCTTGCAGTTCCGGCAGCGCCCGCAGGAGATGTTGAAGGGGACCGAGACGATGTCCCCGACCTTGATGAACTCAACGTCGGGCCCGGTCTCGATGACTTCCCCGGTGATCTCGTGCCCCAGGACGAGACCGGCCGGGGCGGTCGTGCGACCACGAACCATGTGCTGGTCCGAGCCGCAGATGTTGGTGCTCACCGTGCGCAGGATGACCCCGTGCGGGACCTTCCGGCCGACATTGATGGGATTGACGCCGGGGCCGGCCTGCAGTTCAAAGCTGGGATACGGGGTATCGATGATTTCCACGATCCCCGGCGCCTTGTATGCAACGGCTTTGTTACCTGACATTGAATGGCTCCTGTGGGTTGTCGGTCGGACCCTCACGGTGATTTTGGCCGCATCAGACTGTCGGAGGCAGTCGTTGTCAGCTTTCGTGAAGGAAGTTGGGTCGGTTGATACGTGCAGCGCGTACCGTTTTGGGCAAGGAAGCGTTCAGGCGGACCGTCACAATGGATGGGGGTTTGTGGCCGGCATCTTCTGCCGTGAAAACAATCCCTAATGCTGTCCGGCCTGGAGCAGCTGGAAGCCGCTAGGCATCAATCACCAAATCGGTCCGCGCGGTGGAGCAGCAGGGCAGGAACTTGCCTGCATCGATTTCCCGTGCCCGGATCCCGCCCTGGTGGTTCATCTCCACCTCTCCGGAAAGCTTGACTACCTTGCAGGAGCCGCACATGCCTTCCTTGCAGTTCGCGCCGATCCTGACGCCCGCACGCTGGGCCGCCTCGAGGATGTGTTCGGCGGGGTCGACGCGCACATTGATGCCGGTGCGCATGAAGGACATGGTGAGGCTTCCCGTTCCGACCGTGTCGAAGCTCGAGGCATCAGGGGACACGGCCTCCGGCCCCACGTCCCGACTGCCGCCGGAGGCTTCGGAATAGGACGCGTCCGAGTCGACGGTTTCCAGCGGCAGCCCCGTGGCCTTCAGGGTTCCCTCGGTGTCGTAGCCGGGTTCGTAGAGCCCGAACGCGGTGGGCTGGCTTTCATAGTAGTCCTCGGCGGACTCGGCGATTTCCTCGGCGATTTCCTCCGCGATGTCCGCTGCAAGGGCAACTTCAGCCTGGTATTCAAGGAGCGTCTGGCGGTCGCCAGAGAAGAATTCCATGTAGATGGAGGTGTCATCGACGCCGACCTTCTTGAGGAGCTCGGTGGCGGTGTTCAGGTAACCCTCGGGGCCGCAGGCATAGACCTGGCGGCCGTTGGCATCCGGGGCAACCTCGTCGAGCATGGCCGCCGTCAGCCTTCCGCTGAGCCATTCCCACCCCTCGGGTTTGTTGCGGTCGCCCAGGGAGTAGAAGACCTTGACTCGCGAGTCCACGGAGGCGATGTAGGCCAGCTCCTCGTGGAAGGCATAGCCTCCGGCCTCCGCTCCGTGGTAAAGCACCACAACATCGGCCTGTCCGGGCAGGGAGTGGATGGTCCGCACCATCGACATGATGGGGGTGATGCCTGCACCGGCGGCCAGCAATAGGTACCGTGCCCGGCGGTCGGCATCGGGCAGGTGGAATGCCCCGACCGGTCCGAGCATCTCGAGGACGGTGCCAGGTTTGACGTTCTCGTGCACCCACGGTGAGACCAGTCCCGTGGCGTCGCGTTTGACTGTGATGTTGAAGGTCCACGGCTGGGTGGGTGAACTGGACAGCGAGTAGCTGCGGTCCACCGGATCCTGGTCCTCGCCGTTCACGGGAAAGGCGACGTTCACGTACTGGCCCGCACGGAACGCCAGGGGTGCACCGTCGCAGCGGCGGAACACGAAGGTCATCATGCCGCCCACCTCGGGAATGGTCTCGACACATTCCGCCATGAACTCCTGCGGGTGCCACGGGCCCAATGCGTGGGCGGCCCGGGCGGGTGCCTCGTTGCTGCCCATCACCCTGTTCCACGGCATCTCAAGACCGCGAATGCGCTGCGGCTCCTGGATTGCCGTCTCAGTGCGGAGTTCAATCATGCCAAGTGCTCCTGCACGCGCTGAACGTACCAGTTGATGAACGCCTCGACCTGGTATTCGCTCTTCATGTAAGGGCCGGGCTCGTAGGCGGGGCTGCTGGCGCCCTTCTGGCACAGCTCCACGAACGCCTTGTCCTGCAGATTTGTCTGCTTCCAGGTGTAGGTGAGTTTCTCAAGATCGTAATCGACGCCTTCCTCGGCGTCGTCAGCCACCAGCCACGTGGTGCGTACCAGGGTTTGGTGTTCGTTGACGGGGAAGACGGCGAACGTGATGACGTGGTCCCCCTGGAAATGGAACCAGCTGTTGGGCTGCAGGTGCATCGAGCAGCGGCCAAGGCGGAAGTCCCGCAAGTCACCGAGCAGCTTCTTGGAGAGCCTGCGCCCATCGGGGGAGAACGATTCGCCTTCACCGTCGAGCGATTCCCGTGAGATGCGGATTCCCGCTACGCGCGTGTCAAGCTCCTCGACGACCTCGTAGGGAAGGCCATAGCGGCGGCAACGCTCCTCGAGCGAGGCCTGCGCTTCCTTGTTGCGGTCCCACACTTCCTCGAGGTGGGCCGGGATCAGCCCCTCCGTCAGGCCCCAGGTGGGAAAGAGGGAACAGGCGAGCTCCGGGTGGCCGTCGCAGTGGTAGCACTCACGGTTGTTCTCCATGACGAGCTTCCAGTTGCCCTCTTCGATGATGTTCTGCTGGTAGGCGATTTTCGTCTTCGACAGATCGTGGGGTGCGAGGTAAGGCTCAAAGATCTTAGAGGTTTCGTCGAAATCCGCCGGCGGTTCATCCGCAATGCAGACGAAGATGAGTCCGGCGACCATGCGGCTGTGGGCCCGCTTGAGGCCGAAGCAGCCCTTGTCGAACTTCGTTTCCCCAGGTGCCGAGGCGTGGATCAGATTGCCGTCGGGCGAGTAGGTCCAGGAGTGGTAGCCGCAGACCAGGTTGCCTGTTGACCCCGAGGGTTCGGTCAGGACGCGGGCGCCGCGGTGGCGGCACACGTTGTGCAGGACGTTCACGCCGCCGTCGTCGTTATGCAGCACGATCAGGGAGTAGGGCCCGTAGTCGACGGTGACGTAGTCGCCCGGCTCCGGGAGCTCGGCGATGCTGGCGGCAAAGATCCAGTGCTGGCCAAAAATGGCCTGCATGTCGACGTTGAAAATCGTCGGATCAGTGTAAAAGGGTGCATCGAGGGAATATCCCGCACGCCGGAGATGGAACAACTCGGAGATCTCCGCCAGCTGCTCTGCAGGCAATGATGAAGCGAGTTTTCCGCGGGCGTTGAGGGACAAGTTCACTGGAACAGACATAATTTTCCTCCCGGGGGGCCTGGGTAGTGTGCAATTCGTTGGGACCACGGGTGGTGGGTGCAACTGGAGTAGCCAAAAAAGTTTGTAGTCATGAGATTAGACACAATTGACCTGCAACAAAAGCGCAAGATTCAGAAGATAACCATGCATAATAGGTGCATGATCGATGCAAGACTCGTAACTCTTCGGGTGTTTGCCCAGTGCGGCACCATAGGCGCGACCGCGGAGCTCACGGGTTATTCTCCCTCCGCCGTCTCCGCGCAATTGCGGGAGCTTCAGCGGGTGCTTGGAATGCAGCTGCTGACGAAGGACGGCCGGGGTGTGCGGCTGACCGCCACGGGCCGCTTTCTCGTGGCGGGCTCGGACACCCTCATTGCCGAGTGGGAGAGCCTGCGCGCCGCAGCCATGGAGGCCGGCGACCAGGTCCAGTCCCATTTTGGCCTCGGCGGATTCTCCACTGCGGCCGCCCAGTTGCTCGCGCCGCTGGCCGCCACCCTGCGTTCAACACGCCCCCTGCTGGAGGTGCAGGTACTCGAGGCCAACCCGGCCCGCTGCTTCGATTTGTTGGTTGCCGAGCGAATCGACCTCGCAGTCGTCGTCGCGATGCAGTCCGACACCTACGTTGAGGACGACCCGCGCTTCGAGCAGACCGTTCTGCTCGACGATCCCTTGGACGTGATCATTCCCTCCAACCATCCGTTTGCGTCGCGGGAAACGGTAACGCTCGAAGAGCTGGCGTCGGAACCCTGGATCACCGAGTCCGCCGGTTCCACCTACCATTCCCTATTCACCGCGGCGTTCACGGCAGTCGGTGTGACGCCGCGGATTGCCCATGAGGCCGTTGAATGGGAAACCCAGATCGCCTTCGTTGGTGCGGGGCTGGGCGTGGGCCTGCTGCCGCGACTGGCGCCCCTGCGTAGTGCCGAAAATGTGGTTCGACTGCGCATTACTGGCAAGGGGAAGCCCGCGCGCCGGATTGTCGCTGCGGTGCGCAGGGGCAGCATCGCGTCGCCCCTGATCCAGGAGTCGCTCGGCATCCTGCAGGTCAGCGCCAATCGGATTCTCGCCGCCCGACCCGAAGACGATCTCTGAAATCGCATGGTCGCGATTCGTTGCCGACGGGCCAGCAGTTCCAGAAAGTGGCGACACGTCCGCGCGGCCACCTTTCTTCGCCGCACTGGACGGGCCGCCCGCTGTGGACTCACCCACGGCGTGGCCCTGAGTGCCTCGGAATAGCAGCGTCCGGTTGTGGAGCCGGGCCAGATGGCCACCCAACTCATTTGGCTTCGTCATGTGAGTGTCTGCCGGGCAGCCCATGAGACGGGAGAAGGAGGTGTCGCCAGAGCGAATCACTCAGGGCCTGTACCTGATCCCAGGAGTCTTTCCTTGGCCCCGTAGTGGATGGTTCCACTGCGGTCCGGCGAGTCCCGCCTCGAGGGGTATCCCGGCCCGAGGCTCCATCGTACGCTGGGTGAGGAGGCACGTCGGCGAAGTCAGAACAGTCAGGACCTTTCGTCTCCCGCTCTGGAATGCGAAGTCTAGTGACTGTTCTGCCTGGGAATCACGACTTTATGAACAATGATCACGGCAGATGCGGCCAGCGGCACAGCTACCAGCGCCCCTAAAATCCCGCCCAGCGTTCCTCCCGCGACGACGGCGACCAAGACGAGCGAGCCCGGTATTTCCACGGCCTTATCCATGATCCGCGGTGTGAGGATATAAGCCTCGACCTGCATGTACAGCAGGTAGTAGATTCCCACCACTAGCGCTATCTCTGGCGAAGCCGTAAGACAAACGGCGGTAATGATTACTGAAGAGACCAGCGTGCCCACCATGGGCACGAAAGACCCGAAAGCGGCTACAACTGCCAAAAGCAGCGGTCCAGGCGCCCGGATCAGGGTCAGGAACAGTACGGACAACAGGCCGTTAGTCAAGGCAAGAACAAAATTGCCGACCAGGTATCGGCTGATCGATTCTGCGGTGCTTTCTGCGATATCGATAATGGCTGCCCGCTGGCTTGCGGGCACCAGACGGTAGGCCGCCCTCTTCGTCCTGGCCAGGGTCGCTGTGAAGTATACGGTGAGGATGAACACGAAGATCGCTCCGGTGATGCCACCCACGAGTCCCGCGCCGATGGAAAGGAGCCCGCCTCCGAGGGTAGTGAGGTTTTCAGGGTTGCTTAGGAACCCTGTCATAGCCGCAGCCAGTTCATCCAGGTTTAGGTAACCGGAGAGAGTGGCTGCCATGTTTTCTACCCAGTCCAAACGCAGGATTCGTTCGACCAGCACCGGCAGGTAAGCGATCAGGGCGCGGATCTCAGCGACCAGCCGGGGAATGATCCAGTACAGCAAACCGGCGCCGGAAAGCCCCATGGCTGCGATCACGAGGACGACCGCCAATGGCCTGGGCACTTTCCTGCCCTCAAGCCCTTTGACCACGGGGTCGAGCCCGAGGGCGACAAAAGCGGCCAGGCCGACATAAACAATCAGCGTTGCCAGGGAGGAAACCGCAGCCCAAACGACCAGCCCAACCCCGACGCCGAGGGTGCCGGCAAGGCCGACCCGGAAAGCGTGGAACTGCCCCGGCCGCGTACCGGATGATCCGGCAGGCGCTCCGGCAGCAGACCCGAACGGCCAACCGGCCCGGCGCTGCTTCCTCACCGGAGTACCCCGTTTCCTGACTGGCCCCATCGTTGGCTCAGTTAGTCCGGCAGAAGAATAAGCCGGGCGCTGCAGCAGGGAACCATGCAGCTGCCGCAACGCAGTTGAGCAGGGCAACCGGCCGTGATGCATCCGCCATCACAGCCAGGGACTCTCTGCCAGGCCGCCCCGGTTTTCCGCTCTCCATGTCCGTCACGGTACAGAGAATCGACAGCGGCTGCCAGAGCACCGGCCGAAGCTACCGTTGACCTACTCAGAAGCCTGCGGCATCAACATCTGACCGGATAGTTCAAGGCGTAAGGGCAAAGCCATGATGGCCATAGTGAGCCGTTAGCAAAATGCTCGTCCGCTGGCGCGGCCGGGTGCCGTTCTTGGGGGTGCTTTTGCAGAGCTCCATGACTTTTCGACTTTTACCCTGCGGCAGATGGGCCTCAGCCGGCCACAGCTCCGCAAGCTTCGCCAGCCGCACACTGCGACCACCCGACCCGCTATAGCTGCAGATCATCGAACATATGGAGTTCCCGGGCCGGGGTTGGCGTGGCCAGTGCTTCCTGGGCCTGGGGGAGAGGCTCGTATTCGTTGTCCATGGGGTCCCAGTCGAAGAGATGGACGAAGTCCAGTCCGGTAAGTTCGCTGATCCTGCGCACCGGGACCTGGAACGTGGCCGGGGTGAAAGCTTCCCTGAGCATGCCTTCCACCAGTTCGTACTGGCTGATCATGTAGGCGCTTGCTGAGCTGCTGCCGTCCGGCCGCCGGAATACCGGATTTTCCAGAACGCCAGCGGGATGCGCGTTCCCCGGACATCCGGATCGTCGGCTGCGAAGACCGGGCCGGTGAACACCGTGAGCCGGCGTTTTTCGGCCTTCGCGGTGTCCAGCAGGTAGTCTTCAAGGCCTGCCCACAGCGATGCTCCCTGGTTGAACTTTTTGTGCTGGGGGGAGCAGTTGGTGAAGTGGAACGTATCGTCATTGGCGGCGCGTGCAACGATGTCCGGACCCCAAGCCGGATCGAGGCGCCGGACCAGGTGCCCGCGGTCAAAGTCATTGTCCGCATAGAGGTCCTCACCGGTCTGCTCGGACCGGTTCAGGCGGGGGTCGAAGTACCACTTGTCCCGGTCACGCCTGGGTGATCGGCTGAGTTGTACGTCGATGTTCACGGCGGTGTAAAGCGCCAGGCGCCTGCTGCGTTGCATAACGAGAGTGGTGGTAGTTCAGTACCGTTGGATCCTGCCCGTTGGCCGGGCGGCGGTTCTGTGCCGCATCCGTACGCTGTTCCGCCGTCAGGACCGGCAAAGGTACGGGGGTGCCCAGGAAGTCAGGGTCGTATCCCCTTCTCCCCGAGTAATCGGGGTCTATCGCCACGGCCTCTTCGACCGCAGCGCTGCCTGGAAGCGCTATCGGGTTCTGGCCGGCAGGCACCTGGCCTTGTTGCTGTGCTGCCTGCACCGCGCCGACCCGGACTGTGATCTGCAGGGGGATCGTGAGGGAAACGGCCCCGTCCGAGGGGGCGGCGGCCTGTTCCGGTACGGGCTGTGTCAGCAGCCGGGCCTCGACCGGATTCCGGGACGAAAGTGGCAGGGAGGGCGGGCTGCGTGCATCCTTGACCAGTGCGCGTTCGTCCACGGTCATATCGTCGGCGCCCAGCGGCAACGAGGGGGCGGTTCCGCCGGGCCGTGATTTCA
The window above is part of the Pseudarthrobacter sp. NS4 genome. Proteins encoded here:
- a CDS encoding sucrase ferredoxin; protein product: MNSNLDSDATVAATERFFCSEGARLRGDPIAGTASHGVVWVLIEYRGGWPLNGFEGLDLEPETKALVLSAAKAARARVLLVRRPGPRRREGQSHWAVLHHEDSGEYRQQWGTWGKDEDLAEIARALSLPGTPGYPPVILVCTHSQHDQCCAVWGRPVGRALSERWPELVWECSHVGGDRFAANVVVAPDGVYYGNLDVESSVATIEEHLAGRIHAKHLRGYTDLFPAQQTAIGATIRRFGPAGRNDYRVVETSRDGDHWRIHITGCPPHPARIDVELHAHRGPPCRLTCRGPAMSSAMVYELISIRAV
- the fdhA gene encoding formaldehyde dehydrogenase, glutathione-independent, encoding MSGNKAVAYKAPGIVEIIDTPYPSFELQAGPGVNPINVGRKVPHGVILRTVSTNICGSDQHMVRGRTTAPAGLVLGHEITGEVIETGPDVEFIKVGDIVSVPFNISCGRCRNCKERKTGICLNVNPDRPGSAYGYVDMGGWVGGQAEFVLVPYADWNLLRFPDRDQALEKIMDLTMLSDILPTGFHGAVTAGVGVGSTVYVAGAGPVGLAAAASAQLLGAAVVIVGDLNEDRLAQARSFGCGTVNVANGDPADQIEQLLGVREVDAGIDAVGFEARGHGAGAQEAPATVLNSLMDLTAAGGSLGIPGLYVTGDPGAADEAAQKGSLSLSLGTGWAKSLSFATGQCPVMKYNRQLMMAILHDRIQIAKAVNATAISLQDAPRGYAEFDAGAATKYVLDPNGYLSN
- a CDS encoding ferredoxin reductase, whose amino-acid sequence is MIELRTETAIQEPQRIRGLEMPWNRVMGSNEAPARAAHALGPWHPQEFMAECVETIPEVGGMMTFVFRRCDGAPLAFRAGQYVNVAFPVNGEDQDPVDRSYSLSSSPTQPWTFNITVKRDATGLVSPWVHENVKPGTVLEMLGPVGAFHLPDADRRARYLLLAAGAGITPIMSMVRTIHSLPGQADVVVLYHGAEAGGYAFHEELAYIASVDSRVKVFYSLGDRNKPEGWEWLSGRLTAAMLDEVAPDANGRQVYACGPEGYLNTATELLKKVGVDDTSIYMEFFSGDRQTLLEYQAEVALAADIAEEIAEEIAESAEDYYESQPTAFGLYEPGYDTEGTLKATGLPLETVDSDASYSEASGGSRDVGPEAVSPDASSFDTVGTGSLTMSFMRTGINVRVDPAEHILEAAQRAGVRIGANCKEGMCGSCKVVKLSGEVEMNHQGGIRAREIDAGKFLPCCSTARTDLVIDA
- a CDS encoding aromatic ring-hydroxylating oxygenase subunit alpha, whose translation is MSVPVNLSLNARGKLASSLPAEQLAEISELFHLRRAGYSLDAPFYTDPTIFNVDMQAIFGQHWIFAASIAELPEPGDYVTVDYGPYSLIVLHNDDGGVNVLHNVCRHRGARVLTEPSGSTGNLVCGYHSWTYSPDGNLIHASAPGETKFDKGCFGLKRAHSRMVAGLIFVCIADEPPADFDETSKIFEPYLAPHDLSKTKIAYQQNIIEEGNWKLVMENNRECYHCDGHPELACSLFPTWGLTEGLIPAHLEEVWDRNKEAQASLEERCRRYGLPYEVVEELDTRVAGIRISRESLDGEGESFSPDGRRLSKKLLGDLRDFRLGRCSMHLQPNSWFHFQGDHVITFAVFPVNEHQTLVRTTWLVADDAEEGVDYDLEKLTYTWKQTNLQDKAFVELCQKGASSPAYEPGPYMKSEYQVEAFINWYVQRVQEHLA
- a CDS encoding LysR family transcriptional regulator codes for the protein MIDARLVTLRVFAQCGTIGATAELTGYSPSAVSAQLRELQRVLGMQLLTKDGRGVRLTATGRFLVAGSDTLIAEWESLRAAAMEAGDQVQSHFGLGGFSTAAAQLLAPLAATLRSTRPLLEVQVLEANPARCFDLLVAERIDLAVVVAMQSDTYVEDDPRFEQTVLLDDPLDVIIPSNHPFASRETVTLEELASEPWITESAGSTYHSLFTAAFTAVGVTPRIAHEAVEWETQIAFVGAGLGVGLLPRLAPLRSAENVVRLRITGKGKPARRIVAAVRRGSIASPLIQESLGILQVSANRILAARPEDDL
- a CDS encoding AI-2E family transporter, encoding MHHGRLPCSTALRQLHGSLLQRPAYSSAGLTEPTMGPVRKRGTPVRKQRRAGWPFGSAAGAPAGSSGTRPGQFHAFRVGLAGTLGVGVGLVVWAAVSSLATLIVYVGLAAFVALGLDPVVKGLEGRKVPRPLAVVLVIAAMGLSGAGLLYWIIPRLVAEIRALIAYLPVLVERILRLDWVENMAATLSGYLNLDELAAAMTGFLSNPENLTTLGGGLLSIGAGLVGGITGAIFVFILTVYFTATLARTKRAAYRLVPASQRAAIIDIAESTAESISRYLVGNFVLALTNGLLSVLFLTLIRAPGPLLLAVVAAFGSFVPMVGTLVSSVIITAVCLTASPEIALVVGIYYLLYMQVEAYILTPRIMDKAVEIPGSLVLVAVVAGGTLGGILGALVAVPLAASAVIIVHKVVIPRQNSH
- a CDS encoding DNA/RNA non-specific endonuclease, whose amino-acid sequence is MNIDVQLSRSPRRDRDKWYFDPRLNRSEQTGEDLYADNDFDRGHLVRRLDPAWGPDIVARAANDDTFHFTNCSPQHKKFNQGASLWAGLEDYLLDTAKAEKRRLTVFTGPVFAADDPDVRGTRIPLAFWKIRYSGGRTAAAQQAPT